A window from Leptothermofonsia sichuanensis E412 encodes these proteins:
- a CDS encoding sensor histidine kinase: MVSMVCHEFRNPLNNISLSVSYLDRYKDQLSGEQKGKYLKDIQANVERMTTMIDDILVIGMVEARKIELQPVELDLVEFCRSLTAEIQLTAPQNPIHFTSQCPSLRVQMDKRLLRSILTNILSNSIHYSPPEKKIQFKLSSQANQIMFQVKDQGIGIPAEDIPQLFEPFHRGRNVSNIPGTGLGLSIVKKFVDLQQGTINVSSKVGRGTLFTVQLAVRGSAE, encoded by the coding sequence ATGGTTTCGATGGTGTGCCATGAGTTTCGCAATCCCCTTAACAACATTTCACTTTCAGTTTCCTACCTGGATCGCTACAAAGATCAGCTTTCTGGGGAGCAAAAGGGCAAATATCTGAAGGATATTCAGGCAAATGTAGAGCGCATGACCACCATGATTGACGACATCTTGGTGATTGGAATGGTGGAGGCCAGAAAAATCGAGCTTCAGCCTGTAGAGCTTGATCTGGTTGAGTTCTGTCGCAGTCTGACGGCTGAGATTCAGTTGACTGCACCCCAAAACCCGATTCACTTTACAAGCCAGTGCCCATCGTTGCGAGTGCAAATGGATAAGCGATTGCTGCGATCGATTCTGACCAATATTCTGTCCAATTCCATTCACTATTCTCCCCCTGAAAAGAAGATTCAATTTAAGCTATCCAGTCAGGCAAATCAAATTATGTTTCAGGTTAAAGACCAGGGGATTGGCATTCCGGCTGAGGATATCCCCCAGTTGTTTGAACCTTTCCATCGGGGACGGAATGTGAGTAATATTCCCGGAACAGGGCTGGGCTTGAGTATTGTGAAGAAGTTTGTCGATCTGCAACAAGGGACAATCAACGTTAGCAGTAAGGTGGGGCGAGGCACCCTGTTTACGGTGCAGTTGGCTGTGAGGGGTAGTGCCGAATAG
- the cynS gene encoding cyanase: MSNVELPEITEHLLAAKKAKGISFSDLEQAVGRDEVWIAAVVYRQASASEDEASKILHALGLSQDLIPELTAYPAKGLGPLVPTDPLIYRFYEIMQVYGLPMKAIIHEKFGDGIMSAIDFTLDIEKEADPKGDRVKVIMNGKFLPYKKW; this comes from the coding sequence ATGTCAAACGTTGAACTCCCCGAAATCACTGAACATCTGTTAGCTGCCAAGAAAGCTAAAGGCATTAGCTTCAGCGATCTGGAACAAGCCGTTGGGCGAGATGAAGTCTGGATTGCAGCCGTTGTCTATCGGCAGGCGAGTGCTTCTGAAGATGAAGCCAGCAAAATCTTACATGCCCTCGGACTGAGTCAGGATCTGATTCCAGAGTTAACAGCTTATCCGGCTAAGGGGCTGGGTCCGCTGGTGCCCACTGACCCCCTAATCTACCGCTTCTACGAAATTATGCAGGTCTATGGGCTGCCAATGAAAGCGATTATTCATGAGAAATTTGGCGACGGCATCATGAGTGCGATCGACTTCACCCTGGATATTGAAAAGGAAGCAGACCCGAAGGGCGATCGCGTCAAGGTGATCATGAACGGTAAGTTTTTGCCCTACAAGAAATGGTGA
- a CDS encoding ABC transporter permease gives MTNNSIQPAIATRPRSPALTVSQKAGLLFVIILAVFLIVWEVGANLKWFLPIMPSASQTLQDFWFWVTNPFFDYGPNDRGIGWLLLTSLRRVMVGFVIGSAIAIPVGVLTGLSPVVSKAVDPFIQVLRPVSPLAWLPLGLALMKDSEKTALFVIAISSIWPTLANTKFGVSNVDPAYLNVARTLGASRWRTIRKVILPAAAPNIVAGLRISFAIAWLVIVAAEILLSGGIGYFIWNEWNNLKITSIITAILVIGLVGLVLDWLFGLLQSWVSFGQR, from the coding sequence ATGACCAACAACTCGATTCAGCCCGCGATCGCAACCCGCCCGCGATCGCCTGCCCTGACGGTCAGTCAGAAAGCAGGTTTGTTATTTGTGATTATCCTGGCTGTTTTCCTGATTGTATGGGAAGTGGGAGCCAATCTTAAGTGGTTTCTGCCCATCATGCCCTCTGCCAGCCAGACGCTCCAGGACTTCTGGTTCTGGGTCACAAACCCCTTCTTTGATTACGGTCCCAACGATCGGGGGATTGGTTGGCTGCTGCTGACCAGCCTCAGACGGGTCATGGTGGGATTTGTCATTGGCTCGGCGATCGCAATTCCAGTTGGGGTTCTGACTGGCTTATCCCCCGTTGTCTCTAAAGCGGTTGATCCCTTTATTCAGGTGCTTCGGCCAGTTTCACCCCTGGCATGGCTACCGTTGGGGCTGGCGTTGATGAAAGATTCTGAGAAGACAGCGCTGTTTGTGATTGCTATTTCCAGCATCTGGCCCACCCTGGCAAACACTAAATTTGGTGTCAGCAATGTCGATCCGGCGTACCTGAATGTTGCCCGCACCCTGGGTGCGTCCCGCTGGCGCACAATCCGCAAGGTGATTTTGCCCGCTGCTGCCCCCAACATTGTGGCAGGGTTGCGAATCAGCTTTGCGATCGCCTGGTTGGTGATCGTTGCTGCCGAAATCTTGCTCAGTGGTGGCATTGGCTACTTCATCTGGAACGAATGGAACAACCTCAAGATCACCAGCATCATTACCGCCATTCTGGTCATCGGACTGGTTGGGCTGGTTCTGGACTGGTTGTTTGGACTTCTGCAAAGCTGGGTTTCCTTTGGCCAGAGGTAA
- a CDS encoding ABC transporter ATP-binding protein, with translation MQTINPHTQPVETANHLSIRGISKVFRGRQTWMDRVMKRTSQDFVAIADINLEIEPNTFVSIIGPSGCGKSTLLNIIAGLSRPSTGFITLGNKPITAPGPDRGVVFQNYALMPWMTVAENIRFALETVYPIMPLAQQKSIVHEFIDLVGLTGAERKHPHELSGGMKQRVGIARALAINPQILLMDEPFGALDALTRGFLQDEVERIWEQQRKTVILITHSIEEALLLSDKIVMMTRGPAARIAQVLDVPFPRPRKREELDRHPAYHELKAEMEHHLSRETRAVEESRIRRATV, from the coding sequence ATGCAAACTATCAACCCACACACCCAACCCGTGGAAACAGCCAATCATCTTTCTATCCGGGGCATCTCCAAAGTTTTTCGGGGCAGACAAACCTGGATGGACAGAGTCATGAAACGAACCTCCCAGGACTTTGTGGCGATCGCAGACATTAATCTGGAGATTGAACCCAATACCTTTGTTTCCATCATCGGGCCTTCTGGTTGTGGAAAATCCACCCTGCTCAATATCATTGCCGGGCTGTCCAGGCCTTCTACCGGCTTCATTACCCTCGGCAATAAGCCGATTACTGCCCCCGGACCGGATCGTGGTGTGGTCTTCCAGAACTATGCCCTGATGCCCTGGATGACGGTTGCCGAAAACATCCGATTTGCTCTGGAAACCGTTTACCCCATCATGCCCCTGGCACAGCAGAAGAGTATTGTCCATGAATTCATTGACCTGGTGGGTCTAACCGGAGCCGAACGCAAACATCCCCACGAGCTTTCCGGCGGTATGAAGCAACGAGTTGGCATTGCCCGTGCCCTGGCAATCAACCCGCAAATCCTGCTAATGGATGAGCCATTTGGGGCACTGGATGCGCTGACGCGGGGTTTTCTCCAAGACGAAGTTGAGCGCATCTGGGAGCAACAGCGGAAAACTGTGATTCTGATCACCCATAGCATCGAAGAGGCGCTTTTGCTTTCCGACAAGATTGTCATGATGACCCGTGGACCCGCCGCCAGAATTGCCCAGGTACTGGATGTGCCCTTCCCCCGTCCCCGCAAGCGGGAAGAACTGGATCGCCACCCTGCCTACCATGAACTCAAAGCCGAGATGGAACACCACCTTTCCCGCGAAACCCGTGCTGTGGAAGAATCCAGGATTCGACGCGCAACCGTGTGA
- a CDS encoding ABC transporter substrate-binding protein encodes MTVQTPHSFELKPTELRCPCGGSHLPQDHWQFTEGMPADPVDYIDDLVKMGLCKPDALSLATSLAGAEFRKELFLQNISGGNAVRRQFCEELIQEAGGLEAAFAAAFGPHAAEFFGNTMKRGSYSRREFMKRVVVSAALVGMASCATNQESSTTQSSPATGGGGALEKQELTIGFIPITCATPIVMSEPLGFYEKHGLKVTVKKMPNWAAVRDSAIAGELDAYHMLSPMPITITMGLGSAAFPIKLASIENINGQAITIAMKHKDAVKGPADFKGFKIGVPFPFSMHNLLIRYYLAAGGLNPDKDVQIFPVPPPDSVAKMTAGELDAMMMPDPFNQRAVYEKVGFIHMLTKDLWDGHPCCAFAASQQWIDANPNTFRAVNKAIVDAAGYANDAANRQKVAAALIERKYLNQPLPVVEAVLTGKFEDGLGNTQDVPDRIGFDPYPWKSFAKWISSQLVRWDLMPEDKADYDRIANEIFLTDVAAELQKELGQTPPSQVERIETLKYDTFDPQSPTAYVDEQIKKFRV; translated from the coding sequence ATGACAGTTCAAACGCCCCATTCGTTCGAGTTAAAACCGACTGAGTTACGCTGTCCATGCGGGGGAAGCCACCTGCCCCAGGATCACTGGCAATTTACCGAGGGGATGCCCGCGGATCCCGTGGATTATATTGACGATCTGGTCAAGATGGGACTGTGCAAACCAGACGCCCTTTCGCTGGCAACCAGTCTGGCAGGAGCAGAGTTTCGCAAAGAGCTGTTTTTACAAAACATTTCGGGAGGCAATGCCGTCCGACGCCAGTTCTGTGAAGAGCTGATTCAGGAGGCGGGGGGGCTGGAAGCAGCTTTTGCGGCTGCCTTTGGACCTCATGCCGCAGAGTTTTTTGGTAACACCATGAAGCGGGGCAGCTACAGTCGCCGCGAGTTTATGAAGCGGGTGGTGGTTTCAGCCGCCCTGGTGGGAATGGCAAGCTGTGCCACGAACCAGGAATCTTCGACTACCCAATCTTCTCCAGCGACAGGGGGGGGTGGCGCTTTAGAAAAGCAGGAGTTGACGATTGGGTTTATTCCGATTACCTGTGCCACGCCAATCGTGATGTCTGAGCCGTTAGGTTTTTACGAAAAGCACGGATTAAAAGTGACCGTGAAAAAAATGCCCAACTGGGCAGCCGTGCGGGACTCTGCGATCGCTGGAGAACTGGATGCCTATCACATGCTTTCTCCCATGCCAATCACCATCACCATGGGACTGGGGTCTGCGGCCTTCCCCATCAAGCTTGCCAGCATTGAAAACATCAACGGACAGGCAATCACCATTGCCATGAAGCACAAAGATGCGGTGAAAGGTCCCGCCGACTTCAAGGGTTTTAAGATCGGGGTGCCTTTCCCCTTCTCGATGCACAATTTGCTGATCCGGTACTATCTGGCAGCGGGTGGGCTGAACCCCGACAAAGACGTACAAATTTTTCCGGTTCCACCGCCAGACAGCGTGGCAAAAATGACCGCTGGAGAACTGGATGCCATGATGATGCCCGATCCCTTCAACCAGCGGGCAGTGTATGAAAAAGTCGGCTTTATTCACATGCTGACCAAAGACCTGTGGGATGGACACCCCTGCTGTGCTTTTGCTGCCAGCCAACAGTGGATTGATGCCAATCCCAATACGTTCCGGGCAGTCAATAAGGCGATCGTGGATGCCGCAGGGTATGCCAATGACGCTGCAAATCGGCAAAAAGTTGCTGCGGCATTGATTGAGCGCAAGTACCTGAACCAGCCCCTCCCGGTTGTGGAAGCGGTCTTAACCGGCAAATTTGAAGATGGGCTGGGTAACACCCAGGATGTCCCTGATCGGATTGGTTTCGATCCCTACCCCTGGAAAAGCTTTGCCAAATGGATTTCCAGCCAGCTTGTGCGATGGGACTTAATGCCTGAAGACAAGGCTGACTATGACAGGATTGCCAACGAAATCTTTCTCACGGATGTTGCAGCTGAATTACAGAAGGAACTGGGACAAACGCCCCCCTCGCAGGTAGAGCGGATTGAAACACTGAAATATGACACCTTTGACCCTCAGAGTCCTACTGCTTACGTGGATGAGCAGATCAAGAAGTTTAGGGTTTAG
- a CDS encoding phytoene desaturase family protein has protein sequence MESVDYVILGAGLGGLSAAACLTRQGYRVVVLEQHYLPGGCCHTFDFGDYRFCADVHYISQCGPGQTIHQFLNYIEREVPFNSLDPDCIDRVITPEADFRIPLGWETFRQRLLDTFPEEADPINRYCDEIKQLHQEMHNLVQEVHWYDQKWSDWLKLPRYWNLFLKRTWTLQDLYDQVGLSPKLQAILAGQSGDYALPPKEIALMTHTSLVWDYSEGAYYPTHHFKHLVDSIVEAITARGGIVRLSTPVDHIEVQNHTVQFVTAGGTSYTATRAYISDLDPKLTVQLMHNPDALSGRERDRLTGYEYSASAFNIYLGLDHRFQPERYGIGNWNIWYYPTGDLNREYQQQLEGNLEHPWIFLSCPTMKTQAPGMAPPGHHVLEIATVCPYEPFKHLHETDPKAYKARKREVYKAVMASVRDLIPDVDTYARMKIYGTPTTSEFFLGQPQGNIYGAKLIPRQVGLNRLGYRTEIPNLFLVGASAGYPSVPGVIGNGMDVVEMLTNQSVWRQVREPELAGVPV, from the coding sequence ATGGAAAGTGTTGATTACGTCATCTTAGGAGCTGGCTTGGGGGGACTGTCCGCCGCGGCCTGTCTCACCCGCCAGGGCTACCGGGTAGTGGTGCTAGAACAGCATTACCTGCCAGGAGGGTGTTGCCACACCTTTGACTTTGGGGATTACCGCTTCTGTGCCGATGTGCACTACATTTCCCAGTGCGGTCCAGGTCAAACTATCCATCAGTTCCTCAACTATATTGAACGAGAGGTGCCGTTCAATTCCCTTGATCCAGACTGCATTGATCGGGTCATTACCCCAGAAGCCGATTTCCGCATTCCCCTGGGTTGGGAAACCTTCCGGCAGCGATTGCTGGATACCTTTCCTGAAGAAGCGGATCCAATTAACCGCTACTGTGACGAAATTAAGCAACTCCATCAGGAAATGCATAACCTGGTGCAGGAGGTGCACTGGTATGACCAGAAATGGTCTGACTGGCTGAAGTTGCCCAGGTACTGGAACCTTTTCCTGAAACGCACCTGGACCCTCCAGGACTTGTATGACCAGGTGGGACTCTCACCCAAATTGCAGGCGATTCTGGCGGGGCAGAGTGGGGATTACGCCCTGCCACCGAAGGAAATTGCCCTGATGACCCACACATCCCTGGTCTGGGACTACTCTGAAGGGGCTTACTATCCGACCCACCACTTCAAGCATCTGGTGGATTCAATTGTAGAGGCGATTACAGCCCGGGGTGGCATCGTTCGCCTTTCCACTCCCGTAGATCATATTGAAGTGCAGAACCATACCGTGCAGTTTGTCACCGCTGGTGGAACGTCCTATACGGCAACCAGAGCTTACATCAGCGATCTGGATCCGAAACTGACGGTGCAACTGATGCACAATCCAGATGCCTTGAGCGGACGGGAGCGCGATCGCCTGACGGGATATGAATACTCTGCCAGTGCTTTCAACATCTACCTGGGACTGGATCATCGCTTTCAGCCAGAGCGCTACGGCATCGGCAACTGGAACATCTGGTACTATCCCACAGGGGATCTGAACCGGGAGTATCAGCAGCAGTTGGAAGGCAATCTGGAGCATCCGTGGATTTTCCTGTCCTGCCCGACGATGAAAACTCAGGCACCGGGAATGGCTCCACCCGGGCACCATGTCTTAGAAATTGCGACGGTTTGTCCCTACGAACCGTTCAAACACCTGCACGAAACCGACCCGAAGGCTTACAAAGCCAGAAAACGGGAGGTCTATAAAGCCGTGATGGCAAGCGTGCGGGATTTGATTCCAGATGTGGATACCTACGCCCGCATGAAGATCTACGGCACACCTACTACCAGTGAGTTCTTCCTGGGGCAACCCCAGGGCAACATCTACGGTGCCAAGCTGATTCCCCGCCAGGTGGGGCTGAACCGCCTGGGCTACCGGACAGAGATTCCCAACCTGTTCCTGGTTGGAGCCAGTGCCGGCTATCCCAGTGTTCCGGGGGTAATTGGCAACGGCATGGATGTGGTTGAGATGCTGACCAATCAATCCGTCTGGCGTCAGGTCAGAGAGCCTGAACTGGCGGGTGTCCCGGTTTAA
- a CDS encoding response regulator transcription factor, translating to MTFKYEQAFSLANAAKALQVSGDPMKTILVIEDETQTRDIFVRSLTFEGFRAIGAESGSIGIRLAQTHLPDLIVCDIMMPDRDGYEVLSTLRQKKATAAIPFIFLTAKVTMADLRRGMELGADDYLTKPCTVEQFLAAIATRLERQQTLKQWYTCNLTGANAGESTSPSAPDLAEIFPDCPRLKPVFHFIETHYPQPISLRDVAQAVGYSPAYLTNLVQNLTGRTVKQWITERRMVQARELLMKSAQSIGQIAEAVGYGDASYFIRQFRQVHGVSPQVWRNTSTAVEYQAV from the coding sequence GTGACATTCAAGTATGAGCAAGCCTTCAGCCTGGCTAATGCAGCAAAGGCGTTGCAAGTATCAGGAGATCCGATGAAAACCATTCTGGTAATTGAGGATGAGACGCAGACTCGTGATATTTTTGTGCGATCGCTGACTTTTGAGGGGTTTCGCGCCATTGGTGCCGAAAGCGGTTCAATCGGCATCAGGCTGGCTCAGACCCATCTGCCTGACCTGATTGTGTGCGATATCATGATGCCTGATCGGGATGGGTATGAGGTGCTTTCCACTCTCCGGCAAAAGAAGGCAACTGCTGCCATTCCCTTCATTTTCCTGACGGCAAAAGTGACTATGGCAGACTTGCGGCGGGGTATGGAACTGGGAGCCGATGATTATTTGACCAAACCCTGCACCGTTGAACAATTTCTGGCAGCGATCGCCACCCGATTAGAGCGTCAGCAAACCTTGAAGCAATGGTACACCTGTAACTTAACGGGAGCTAACGCTGGTGAGTCAACCAGCCCGTCTGCCCCTGACCTGGCTGAAATTTTTCCAGACTGCCCCAGGCTGAAGCCAGTCTTCCACTTTATTGAAACCCACTACCCGCAACCAATTAGCCTCAGAGACGTTGCCCAGGCTGTTGGCTATTCTCCTGCCTATCTCACCAACCTGGTGCAAAATCTGACCGGACGTACCGTCAAACAGTGGATTACCGAACGCCGCATGGTGCAGGCGCGGGAGTTATTAATGAAATCTGCTCAGTCCATTGGGCAAATTGCCGAAGCGGTTGGCTACGGGGATGCCAGCTATTTCATCCGTCAGTTCCGTCAGGTTCATGGAGTTTCTCCCCAGGTCTGGCGCAATACGTCAACAGCCGTCGAGTATCAGGCAGTTTAG